The following coding sequences lie in one Saccopteryx bilineata isolate mSacBil1 chromosome 5, mSacBil1_pri_phased_curated, whole genome shotgun sequence genomic window:
- the LOC136306264 gene encoding spastin-like yields MNSPGGRGKKKGCGGPSSPVPARPPPPCLAPARPAPRPAPPPESPHKRNLYYFSYPLFVGFALLRLVAFHLGLLFVWLCQRFSRALMASKRSSPAAPASAAPPAPVPGGEAERVRAFHKQAFEYISVALRIDEDEKAGQKEQAVEWYKKGIEELEKGIAVIVTGQGEQCERARRLQAKMMTNLVMAKDRLQLLEKLQPVLQFSKSQTDVYNDSTNLTCRNGHLQSESGAVPKRKDPLTHASNSLPRSKTVMKAGPTGLSGHHRAPSCSGLSMVSGVRQGPGSAAATHKSTPKTNRTNKPSTPTTAARKKKDLKNFRNVDNNLANLILNEIVDNGMAVKFDDIAGQELAKQALQEIVILPSLRPELFTGLRAPARGLLLFGPPGNGKTMLAKAVAAESNATFFNISAASLTSKYVGEGEKLVRALFAVARELQPSIIFIDGVDSLLCERREGEHDASRRLKTEFLIEFDGVQSAGDDRVLVMGATNRPQELDEAVLRHFIKRVYVSLPNEETRLLLLKNLLCKQGSPLTQKELAQLARMTDGYSGSDLTALAKDAALGPIRELKPEQVKNMSASEMRNIRLSDFTESLKKIKRSVSPQTLEAYIRWNKDFGDTTV; encoded by the coding sequence ATGAATTCTCCGGGTGGAcgagggaagaagaaaggctgCGGCGGCCCCAGCAGCCCGGTGCCTGCCAGGCCTCCGCCCCCCTGCCTGGCCCCCGCCCGTCCCGCCCCCAGGCCGGCCCCTCCGCCGGAGTCGCCGCATAAACGGAACCTGTACTACTTCTCCTACCCGCTGTTCGTAGGCTTCGCGCTGCTGCGTTTAGTCGCCTTCCACCTGGGGCTCCTCTTCGTGTGGCTTTGCCAGCGCTTCTCCCGCGCCCTCATGGCCTCCAAGAGGAGCTCCCCGGCTGCGCCGGCCTCGGCCGCGCCTCCGGCGCCAGTGCCGGGCGGCGAGGCCGAGCGCGTCCGAGCCTTCCACAAACAGGCCTTCGAGTACATCTCCGTCGCCCTGCGCATCGACGAGGACGAGAAAGCAGGACAAAAGGAGCAAGCTGTGGAATGGTATAAGAAAGGTattgaagaactagaaaaaggaataGCTGTAATAGTTACAGGACAAGGTGAACAGTGTGAAAGAGCTAGACGCCTTCAAGCTAAAATGATGACTAATTTGGTTATGGCCAAGGATCGTTTACAACTTCTAGAGAAGCTGCAACCAGTTTTACAATTTTCCAAGTCACAAACAGATGTCTATAATGACAGTACTAATTTGACATGCCGCAATGGACATCTTCAGTCAGAAAGTGGAGCagttccaaaaagaaaagatccCTTAACGCATGCTAGTAACTCACTGCCTCGCTCAAAAACAGTTATGAAAGCTGGACCCACAGGGCTTTCAGGACACCATAGAGCACCTAGTTGCAGTGGTTTATCCATGGTTTCTGGAGTAAGACAGGGACCCGGTTCTGCAGCTGCCACCCATAAGAGTACACCAAAAACAAATCGAACAAATAAACCTTCCACCCCTACAACTGCTGCTCGTAAAAAGAAAGACTTGAAGAATTTTAGGAACGTGGACAACAACCTTGCTAACCTTATACTGAATGAAATTGTGGACAATGGAATGGCTGTTAAATTTGATGATATAGCTGGTCAAGAGTTGGCAAAACAAGCGTTGCAAGAAATTGTCATTCTTCCTTCTCTAAGGCCTGAGTTGTTTACAGGGCTTAGAGCTCCTGCCAGAGGATTGTTACTCTTTGGTCCACCTGGAAATGGGAAAACAATGCTGGCTAAAGCAGTAGCTGCAGAATCTAATGCAACCTTCTTTAATATAAGTGCTGCAAGTTTAACTTCAAAATatgtgggagaaggagagaagttgGTGAGAGCTCTTTTTGCTGTGGCTCGAGAACTTCAaccttctataatttttatagatGGAGTTGATAGCCTTTTGtgtgaaagaagagaaggagagcatGATGCTAGTAGACGTCTAAAAACTGAATTTCTAATAGAATTTGATGGTGTACAGTCTGCTGGAGATGACAGAGTACTTGTAATGGGTGCCACTAATAGGCCGCAAGAGCTTGATGAGGCTGTTCTCAGGCATTTCATCAAACGGGTATATGTGTCTTTGCCAAATGAGGAGACACGACTGCTTTTACTTAAAAATCTACTATGTAAACAGGGAAGTCCATTGACTCAAAAAGAGCTAGCACAACTTGCTAGAATGACTGATGGATACTCAGGAAGTGATCTAACAGCTTTGGCAAAAGATGCAGCTCTGGGTCCTATCCGAGAACTGAAACCAGAACAAGTGAAGAATATGTCTGCCAGTGAGATGAGAAATATTCGATTATCTGACTTCACTGAATCCTTGAAAAAGATAAAACGCAGCGTGAGCCCTCAAACCTTAGAAGCATATATACGTTGGAACAAGGACTTTGGAGACACCACTGTTTAA